The following are encoded together in the Bombus pascuorum chromosome 10, iyBomPasc1.1, whole genome shotgun sequence genome:
- the LOC132911241 gene encoding lysozyme, translated as MKRKTKLCLVLSLLAVLIGSQVEGRILTQCEAVQELQRAKVQRSLISNWVCLMESESGMNTQLVTGPKTASSYSFGIFQINSAKWCSRGHSGGICNKRCEDFANDDITDDIECAKKIQSMEGFKAWDGWMKKCKNKPLPNIGNCKRRRRRRRVTV; from the coding sequence ATGAAGCGAAAGACGAAGCTCTGCTTGGTCCTGTCCCTTCTGGCTGTTCTGATAGGCAGCCAGGTGGAAGGAAGGATTTTGACGCAGTGTGAAGCCGTGCAGGAGCTTCAACGAGCTAAAGTTCAAAGAAGCTTAATCAGCAACTGGGTCTGCTTGATGGAGAGCGAAAGTGGAATGAACACACAATTGGTCACTGGTCCGAAGACTGCCTCCAGCTATAGTTTTGGAATCTTTCAGATAAATAGCGCCAAATGGTGTTCCAGAGGACACAGCGGAGGTATTTGTAACAAACGTTGCGAGGATTTCGCCAACGACGATATCACAGATGACATCGAGTGCGCCAAAAAGATTCAAAGTATGGAAGGATTCAAGGCGTGGGATGGCTGGATGAAGAAATGCAAGAACAAACCTCTGCCTAATATTGGAAACTGTAAAcgacgtcgacgacgacgacgcgtGACAGTatga